In Corythoichthys intestinalis isolate RoL2023-P3 chromosome 4, ASM3026506v1, whole genome shotgun sequence, a genomic segment contains:
- the derl1 gene encoding derlin-1, with translation MSDIGDWFKSIPPITRGWFAASIAVPLIGKLGLVDPMKFALRPDLFLYRFHLWRPVTATLYFPVYPNTGFLFLVNLYFLYNYSTRLETGAFDGRPADYVFMLLFNWICIVITGLIMDMQLLMIPLIMSVLYVWAQFNKDVIVSFWFGTRFKAHYLPWVILIFNFIIGGSFVNELIGNLVGHLYFFLMFKYPMDLGGRSFLSTPEILYRFFPTRRGGVSGFGVPPTRRAAPQEAARGGGGGGGRRHNWGQGFRLGDE, from the exons ATGTCAGACATCGGGGACTGGTTCAAAAGCATCCCCCCTATCACAAGGGGCTGGTTTGCTGCCTCCATTGCTGTTCCCCTCATTGGGAAACTAGGATTGGTTGATCCCATGAAGTTTGCACTGAGGCCAGATTTGTTCCTATACAGATTTCAC CTCTGGAGACCAGTGACGGCCACCCTGTATTTCCCAGTTTACCCCAATACTGGCTTCCTGTTCCTAGTCAACCTATATTTCCTCTACAATTACTCCACTCGGTTAGAGACAG GGGCATTTGATGGCCGACCAGCTGACTATGTGTTTATGCTCCTCTTCAACTGGATCTGCATTGTT ATAACTGGGCTGATCATGGACATGCAG cTGCTGATGATCCCGTTGATCATGTCCGTACTCTACGTTTGGGCTCAATTCAATAAAGATGTCATTGTGTCTTTCTGGTTTGGAACCAGATTCAAG GCACATTATTTGCCTTGGGTCATCTTGATCTTTAACTTTATCATCGGAGGCTC GTTTGTGAATGAACTTATTGGGAACTTGGTGGGTCATCTCTACTTCTTTCTAATGTTCAAATACCCTATGGACTTGGGAGGACGCTCCTTTCTTTCTACGCCAGAGATCTT GTATCGATTCTTCCCCACCAGGAGAGGAGGGGTGTCAGGTTTTGGAGTCCCTCCCACAAGGAGAGCAGCACCTCAGGAGGCggcaagaggaggaggaggtggtGGCGGCAGACGTCACAACTGGGGTCAAGGCTTCCGTTTGGGGGATGAATAA